A single genomic interval of Stieleria maiorica harbors:
- a CDS encoding M24 family metallopeptidase encodes MPDVSLPAIFAGIPLKNPSLFRRICVPIGDPAAWIETPDHRVAIVRDIEMDRVRGSSNADRVVCPADYEPAGKLDADRETATAQAVAEYCRRENLASVRVDRTLPFVFAWHLQQAGIELSYDSDLGVIDRRQKTEQEISWLAEAQSVTETVMRFICETIARSTVAADGTLVHDGETLTSERTRAMAAAEFLRRDYSMSHGAIVATAPDVADCHHAGTGALRTGVPVIVDLFPMNNQTRYWGDCTRTVVHGQPTEMVRKMHAAVVAAKAAAVKQLRVGQTAESVHLAADQALLGAGFDSSRGTVSDQPTIQHGTGHGIGLDVHEPILLDLGGGPVLEREVFTVEPGLYGRSVGGVRVEDMLVVRDGDAQNLNQLHEGLDWT; translated from the coding sequence ATGCCCGATGTTTCACTGCCGGCGATTTTTGCCGGAATCCCCCTCAAGAATCCGTCCCTGTTTCGTCGCATCTGCGTCCCGATCGGTGATCCGGCGGCCTGGATCGAAACACCGGATCATCGCGTCGCGATCGTTCGTGACATCGAAATGGACCGCGTCCGTGGCAGCAGCAACGCCGACCGCGTCGTTTGTCCGGCGGATTATGAACCGGCCGGCAAACTGGACGCCGACCGCGAAACCGCAACGGCGCAAGCGGTCGCGGAATACTGTCGGCGTGAAAACCTTGCTTCCGTTCGCGTCGACCGCACGTTGCCGTTCGTCTTTGCGTGGCACCTGCAGCAGGCCGGAATCGAATTGTCCTACGATTCGGATCTGGGTGTCATCGACCGACGTCAGAAGACCGAGCAGGAAATCTCCTGGCTGGCCGAAGCCCAGTCGGTGACCGAAACGGTGATGCGATTCATCTGTGAAACCATCGCGCGGTCAACCGTGGCTGCCGATGGGACGCTGGTGCACGACGGGGAGACGTTGACCAGCGAGCGAACGCGGGCGATGGCGGCCGCCGAGTTTCTGCGCCGCGACTATTCGATGTCGCACGGTGCCATTGTGGCGACCGCCCCCGACGTGGCCGACTGCCATCATGCCGGTACCGGAGCGCTTCGGACGGGCGTTCCGGTGATCGTCGACCTGTTTCCGATGAACAACCAAACGCGCTATTGGGGCGATTGCACGCGGACGGTCGTTCACGGCCAGCCGACAGAAATGGTGCGAAAGATGCACGCCGCCGTCGTCGCTGCGAAAGCCGCCGCCGTCAAGCAATTGCGCGTCGGACAGACGGCAGAGTCGGTGCACTTGGCCGCCGATCAGGCGTTGCTGGGCGCCGGGTTCGACTCTTCACGAGGAACCGTCTCGGACCAACCGACGATTCAACACGGCACCGGTCACGGGATCGGCTTGGACGTCCACGAGCCGATCCTGTTGGATCTCGGCGGCGGCCCGGTGTTGGAGCGTGAGGTGTTCACCGTCGAACCCGGGCTTTATGGACGCAGCGTCGGCGGTGTCCGCGTCGAAGACATGCTGGTCGTTCGCGACGGCGACGCCCAGAACCTGAACCAACTGCACGAAGGACTCGATTGGACATGA